In Leptospira ellinghausenii, the following proteins share a genomic window:
- a CDS encoding ABC transporter ATP-binding protein, translating into MLEFKNVFKSFHNEEETIDVLKNISFRMETGEFVAIIGPSGSGKSTLLGVAAGLDKPDTGIVSLDGIDLTKQNESKLADIRVDQIGFIFQNFQLLPGLNAIENVGIPLYLKSSLSEKEILKKAETILESVSMSHRATHFPKQLSGGEEQRIAIARSFVNDPKIIFADEPTANLDYKNSKTILDLLLYRNKKQGTTLVVVTHDPDVAKLADRVLEMKDGEIISDSKNKQSSVSRKNSFKSKSSSQKTITKQKQTTKQTKKVSR; encoded by the coding sequence GTGTTAGAATTTAAAAATGTGTTCAAATCATTTCACAATGAAGAAGAAACGATTGATGTGTTGAAAAATATTTCATTTCGTATGGAAACTGGTGAATTTGTAGCGATTATCGGCCCTTCTGGTTCAGGTAAATCCACTCTTCTTGGTGTTGCAGCGGGTCTTGATAAACCTGATACAGGGATCGTTTCACTCGATGGAATTGATCTAACCAAACAAAATGAATCCAAACTTGCAGATATACGTGTTGATCAAATTGGATTTATCTTTCAAAACTTCCAATTATTGCCTGGACTCAATGCAATTGAAAACGTTGGGATTCCATTGTACTTAAAATCATCACTTTCTGAGAAAGAAATCTTAAAAAAAGCAGAAACTATTTTGGAATCTGTGTCTATGTCTCACCGTGCAACACACTTCCCAAAACAACTGTCAGGTGGAGAAGAACAAAGGATCGCCATTGCACGAAGTTTTGTGAACGATCCAAAGATTATTTTTGCAGATGAACCAACGGCAAACTTAGATTATAAAAATAGCAAAACGATATTAGACCTATTATTGTACAGGAATAAAAAACAAGGAACAACTCTTGTTGTGGTCACACATGATCCAGATGTGGCAAAACTAGCAGACAGGGTTCTCGAGATGAAAGATGGAGAAATCATCTCGGATTCGAAGAACAAACAATCCTCAGTCAGTCGAAAAAATTCCTTTAAGTCAAAATCATCTTCGCAAAAAACAATCACCAAACAGAAACAAACGACAAAACAAACAAAGAAGGTAAGTCGATGA